The Candidatus Margulisiibacteriota bacterium sequence CGCGAAAAAATGAACTTGAGTATTTTTTATTTTATTAATATATTTGTTGTACTGCTGCTTATATTCGCCCTGATTTATGCAGGTTCCTTCGTTTTGAACTATATTCCGGGACGAAAAAGAAAGAACAGCAGGCTCAAACTTGTAGAGTATCTTCCCTTACAACCACAGATCGGGGTATATATAGTTTCTTTGGATGGCGATGAATATCTGGTTTCAGTGAGCAACAGGTCAATTCAGCAACTCGTCAAAATCGAAAAAAAAGATTTTGCCGGAGAACTGAAAAAGAAACAAGACACAAAGCAATGATACTCGCCGCTCCCGTAATGAACCTGGATTATAATACTTTACTCACAGGAACGCCGATACAGTTCAGCAATTCCATTTCTCTGATAATTTTTTTGTCATTACTTTCGGTTATTCCTTTTTTTCTGATCTCTGTTACTTCATTTTTGCGCATTACTGTAGTTTTGGGTATGCTGCGCAGCGCAATGGGTACACAGCAGTCGCCTCCGAATATGGTAATTATTTCGTTGGCCTTATTTATGACTATATTTATTATGGCCCCTGTCTGGCAGGATATTAAAGTAAATGCGCTTGATCCTTTTAATAAAGGCAAGATTACACAGGAACAGGCGCTGGTTAAAACCATAGAACCGATCAGACAGTTTATGTTTAAACAGGTCAGCGAGAAAGACCTGGCCCTGTTTTCGGAATTTGCCAAACTTGATCTTAAAAAAATTAAATCCCGTGATGATATTCCTACTTATGTTTTAATACCTGCCTTTATGATCAGCGAACTGAAAAAAGCTTTTATGATTTCCTTTGTAATTTTTTTGCCGTTCGTACTTATCGATTTGCTGGTGTCCAACATTTTGCTCTCTCTGGGCATGATGATGCTTTCACCGGTTATGATCTCGCTGCCATTCAAAATACTTTTCTTTGTTTTGGTGGACGGTTTTAACCTCATTGTTAAGGGGCTGATGGAAAGTTATTCTCGCTAGATTATTTCTGCTGACCGGCTTTTTGCTGGCCGCTGTTTATCAGGTTGATTATTATGGAAATTTATCTCCACAGCTTTTAAGGGCAGTGCCGTTTGACCTAAAGCTCGACCAGGACGAGACAGGTGCTCTCAAATATTGGAGCCGGCAGGCAGATAATTTTATTCTCTATAATAATGATGAAACGGATAATTGGCAGCAAGTGTCTTTTCGCAGGGTTCCAGCTCCTGCCAAAAGCCCTGTAAAACTATTGCTTTACAGCAACAAACCTGAGAGCATCAGCCAATCGGGAGTTTTATACAAAAGAGATAATGTCAGCGGTAACTTCAGATTGCTGTTTTATCATATGAACGCGGGTGATGATGACGGGGTCTTGTATGTCAGTATAAAGCCCGGTCAAAACCGGCCATTTTATTATACTGCTGGCATCGGAGGCCCGGACCCGTCAGGGATTTATGTAGGGCGGGTAATTGCCAGAACATTGTTCAAAGAACCCAATTGCGGTTATTTGATGAACCAAAACCTGGAAAGATCTTATGAAATTAAAAAGAGTTATGTATTCGGAGGCATTATTGATGTTTTCCCTTTAAACGAATCCGTGACATATGATGTCAGTGTTACATTTTGCTTTAACAATGATATGAAAGATGAGGCAGAGAAAAAATACAATAGACAGTCAGGAGATCTGTACCGCTATCATGAAATTGTTACCGGTGTTCCGCTTACCAATGGAAACAAACTCTATAATATTGTTATCGGGCAGGACAAATTTCTTCAGCACAATACCAAAACTCTTGATGGAAATTATGGTGTAAATCATCGTTATGAAATATTTTTTCCATCCGCAGGTATTTACGGAATGTATTTGACCCCGAACGGAGGACCAGCCGGCCTGGTCTTCAAACTTGACGAAAAAGTTTATGAATATTACGCCAGTCAGGACATTTTTTTGATGGATATAATAGTTGATTTCCCGCAAACAAAAGTATTGGAAACTTTCCCGCTTCCGGGTTCAAATTATCCCGTTACTATTACTCTTAAAAAGAAAAAGTAGTATACTATTTTTCATGACAATAGGTATAGCTACAGATTATCTGCGTCAGGGTATAAATTTACTGCTTCTTCTGGTCTTGCCATCTGTAGGTGCCGGCTTGGCTGTGGGTCTGCTGATCTCATTGTTTCAGGCAGTTACTCAAATTCAGGAACAGACGCTTACCTTTGTACCCAAAATGATAGTGGTTTTCATTGTCATTTCCATTACTTTTCCCTGGATGGCATCAAGTATAATATCCTGGACTACTTCTCTGTGGTCTAATATTCCCAAGTTTTAGATGATTCTTAACATTTCCAAAATTCTTTTCATGCTGCTGATGACAGCCAGAATTTTCGGTTTGTTCCTCAGTGTCCCGGTACTCAGCGACAGGTCCATACCTCAAATGATAAAACTGGTGCTGGCCTTGTGGATAGGACTTTTGTTGGGTATGGCCACCCCTATGCCGAGCGATATACCTCAAATACCGCTGGTCTTTGTAATAGCTCTGGTAAATGAGCTTTTTGTGGGGTTCCTAACCGGTTTTATTTGTCGTATTATTTTTGTAGGGATAGAAATGGCCGGTGCCATGATGGACATGCAGATGGGGCTAAGCGTGGCTGCCACCTTTGACCCGGCAAACGGAGGTCAGGTTACCATTATGGAACGTATTATGTTTACTCTGGCTACTTTTCTGGTGTTGGCAACCAATACACACCATCTGTTTCTGGTATCTATTTATGAAAGTTTCAAGGTCATACCCGTGGCACATTTTGTCGAATATCAGGGAATTTTGCAACAGTTGGGAAGCTTGGCTTCCAAGCTGTTTATGACTGCCCTGGATTTGTCCATACCATTGCTGATCATTATTTTTTTACTGGATTTTTCCCTTGGTCTTCTGGCCAGGTTGGCACCGCAGGTTAATGTTTTTTTCCTTGGGTTTCAGATAAAACCCATGCTCGGATTATGGATATTTGTTTTTATTATTCCGGTTTTGGCTAATGACATCAGCAACATTTTTAACGAGACTATGGTGGAAATTTATAAATTTTTTTCCAATGTAAAGGTGTAGTATGGGCGATCAGGGCGACAAAACAGAAGAACCCACGCCGCACAAGCTCAGGGAGGCGGCCAAAAAAGGGCAGGTTGTAAAAAGCAGGGAAATCACGACTGCTTTTCTGTTTTTTGCTTCTTACTATGTGCTGGCCTGGAGCCTACCCTATATGTGGAAAAGCGTGACCAATTTTTTTCTGTTAACCTTTTCTATGATTTCTCATGATATCGAATTTGCGCAGGTACTCAGAATTTTAAAGGAACTTCTAACAGTCATGCTTTTAACCTTGCTACCTTTAATGCTTACCAATGTGATCATAGCTATAATCGTGGAGTCATTACAATCCGGCTTCAATATGTCTATGGAACCGCTAATGCCGAAACTGAACAAATTGAATCCTTTGGAAGGGTTTAAACGAATATTTTCTTTAAAAGGTTTGGTAGAACTTGCCAAATCTATAGCCAAGATGGGCATTATATTTTACATCATGTATAAAGCCTTACTGCCTGTGTTGCCTGTCCTGTTACGTGCCGGCGCACTGCCTATACTGGCCGCTATTGCCTTGACCGGTGATATCGCCATGAAAGTAGCTATACGTGTTGGTATGTTTTACGCTTTTATCGCCATTCTTGATTACTTTTGGCAACGTCAGCAGTTTATGAAACAAATGCGCATGACCAAGCAGGAAGTAAAGGATGAATATAAAAAACTGGAAGGCGATCCCATGGTCAAGCAGCGGCAAAGAGATATGGCCAGATCATTATCGTCAGGACGCAGAGGTGGTGGGGTGGCCGGAGCTGACGCTGTTGTTACTAACCCTACACATATAGCTGTGGCCCTTAAATATGATAGCGATGTGATGCAGGCACCTCAGGTAGTAGCCAAGGGAAAACTTCTTATTGCCGAAGAAATCAAACGAATTGCCGACGAGAACAATATTCTTATTACGGAAAACAAGGAGCTGGCCTGGGCCCTTTTTAACGCTGTGGAAGTAGGGCAGGAAATAACTCCGGAACTTTATACTGAGGTAGCCGGTATCCTGGCTATTGTATACGAGATCAGGAATAAAAGAAAAAAGGCGGCGTGAATAAGAGATAAGAGATAAGAGATAAGAGATAAGAGATAAGTGGCAGGTGGAATGTTGAAGGGTTGAATTGAGTCATACTGAGCTTGCTGCTTAAGTTTAAAAAGATCATAGGGATGAAAAGTGTTATATAATTTATTTAAAAACAAGTCATTTCAGATATCTGTTTTGCTGGTTATTTTTTCCATTGCGGGTTTAATGATTTACGAAAGAGGCAAAGACAAGGCCAATGAACTTTCGTTGCCCAAACCTGTAAGCAAGATTGAACCGGCTGCTACAAATAATATTACGGTACATATCGAAGGCGCTGTTAAAAATCCGGGAGTTTATATAATTTCACCCGACATGCATACCTATGAACTGGTTTTACTGGCCGGTGGAATTTTACCCGAGGCCTCCTTAAAAAAAGTTAATTTGGCCAAAATATTGATCGACGGAGATAAAATAATGATTGCCGCTGAAAAACAAAAAAACTCTAAATCAGCGGCCAAAGTTGCAGCTGTTAGGGAAAAGTTAAATATGGTAAATATCAATTACGCCAACAAAGAACAGTTGATGAGCCTCCCGGGTGTAGGAGAAAAAACAGCATCGGATATTATCGCCCTCAGACAGAAAAACGGAATTTTTAAAGAAATAAATGATTTGTTAGTCATCAAAGGTATGGGCAAAAGCAAACTGGAAAAAATTAAAAAGTATTTGTATCTCTAAAAGTACATTCCAGTTATTTCCATGAAGCGGCTTTGTTTAGGGACATGAAGATATATTGTCACACTGAGCTTGACGAAGTGTGACGATATACGTTTTGTCATGCTGAGCCTGACGAAGTGTGACGATATACTTTTTGTCATGCTGAGCCTGACGAAGTGTGACGATATACTTTTTGTCATGCTGAGCCTGACGAAGTGTGACGATATACGTTTTGTCATGCTGAGCCTGACGAAGTGTGACGATATACGTTTTGTCATGCTGAGCCTGACGAAGTGTGACGATATACGTTTTGTCATGCTGAGCCTGACGAAGTGTGACGATATAAGTTTTAGCGTGAGCTGGTTTACATTGTTAGTTGATGGAACTTTTTCATTGCAATCTTCCTGTGGAGTATCCGATATATGTGAAGACATTTCATGAAGGAGGCAGTAGATGCTATTAAAAATAATTTCTTTAATCCAAAATCGTGTTAATTTTAGAGTAGGGACGAATAAAAGAATAATGGAGCTTCCTAAAGATATGGTAGGTTATATAATCGGCAATAAAGGAAACAGAATAAAAGTTTTACAAAAAGAGTCTGGCGCTGATATTCAGATAAGAAGAGGTGACCATTTTGCTATTATAACAGGGAATCCTGGTGCTGTTGCTTTGGCATCAACAGCCATCCATTTGTTGCTGGCTAGAGAAA is a genomic window containing:
- a CDS encoding flagellar biosynthetic protein FliO, whose protein sequence is MNLSIFYFINIFVVLLLIFALIYAGSFVLNYIPGRKRKNSRLKLVEYLPLQPQIGVYIVSLDGDEYLVSVSNRSIQQLVKIEKKDFAGELKKKQDTKQ
- the fliP gene encoding flagellar type III secretion system pore protein FliP (The bacterial flagellar biogenesis protein FliP forms a type III secretion system (T3SS)-type pore required for flagellar assembly.), with amino-acid sequence MILAAPVMNLDYNTLLTGTPIQFSNSISLIIFLSLLSVIPFFLISVTSFLRITVVLGMLRSAMGTQQSPPNMVIISLALFMTIFIMAPVWQDIKVNALDPFNKGKITQEQALVKTIEPIRQFMFKQVSEKDLALFSEFAKLDLKKIKSRDDIPTYVLIPAFMISELKKAFMISFVIFLPFVLIDLLVSNILLSLGMMMLSPVMISLPFKILFFVLVDGFNLIVKGLMESYSR
- the fliQ gene encoding flagellar biosynthesis protein FliQ; this encodes MTIGIATDYLRQGINLLLLLVLPSVGAGLAVGLLISLFQAVTQIQEQTLTFVPKMIVVFIVISITFPWMASSIISWTTSLWSNIPKF
- the fliR gene encoding flagellar biosynthetic protein FliR; translation: MILNISKILFMLLMTARIFGLFLSVPVLSDRSIPQMIKLVLALWIGLLLGMATPMPSDIPQIPLVFVIALVNELFVGFLTGFICRIIFVGIEMAGAMMDMQMGLSVAATFDPANGGQVTIMERIMFTLATFLVLATNTHHLFLVSIYESFKVIPVAHFVEYQGILQQLGSLASKLFMTALDLSIPLLIIIFLLDFSLGLLARLAPQVNVFFLGFQIKPMLGLWIFVFIIPVLANDISNIFNETMVEIYKFFSNVKV
- the flhB gene encoding flagellar biosynthesis protein FlhB — encoded protein: MGDQGDKTEEPTPHKLREAAKKGQVVKSREITTAFLFFASYYVLAWSLPYMWKSVTNFFLLTFSMISHDIEFAQVLRILKELLTVMLLTLLPLMLTNVIIAIIVESLQSGFNMSMEPLMPKLNKLNPLEGFKRIFSLKGLVELAKSIAKMGIIFYIMYKALLPVLPVLLRAGALPILAAIALTGDIAMKVAIRVGMFYAFIAILDYFWQRQQFMKQMRMTKQEVKDEYKKLEGDPMVKQRQRDMARSLSSGRRGGGVAGADAVVTNPTHIAVALKYDSDVMQAPQVVAKGKLLIAEEIKRIADENNILITENKELAWALFNAVEVGQEITPELYTEVAGILAIVYEIRNKRKKAA
- a CDS encoding ComEA family DNA-binding protein; amino-acid sequence: MLYNLFKNKSFQISVLLVIFSIAGLMIYERGKDKANELSLPKPVSKIEPAATNNITVHIEGAVKNPGVYIISPDMHTYELVLLAGGILPEASLKKVNLAKILIDGDKIMIAAEKQKNSKSAAKVAAVREKLNMVNINYANKEQLMSLPGVGEKTASDIIALRQKNGIFKEINDLLVIKGMGKSKLEKIKKYLYL
- a CDS encoding KH domain-containing protein, which gives rise to MLLKIISLIQNRVNFRVGTNKRIMELPKDMVGYIIGNKGNRIKVLQKESGADIQIRRGDHFAIITGNPGAVALASTAIHLLLARENVGDILTGRVKQITDFCAFIDLGNETRGFLHVSRVVKGRLEQLSTGQVLTVRVLEKDSRYRLVLDEKID